The following proteins are co-located in the Pyxidicoccus xibeiensis genome:
- the tssH gene encoding type VI secretion system ATPase TssH, producing MGAPIRVDPKALVRRLTPTSTRLLEAAVARASAGRFYEIVPEHLLVQMLEAEDSDVARILQQFGVDRPHLLASMERALQGLRAGNAGRPVFSETLFQWFEEAWLLASVEQGATRLRSGLLFAQFVTRRSRYTAELFPELDAISRDELMSSLDVVLRPSPENVEVTSAEAGASAGGMPGVPGGRGDEALKRFATSFTGRVREGKIDPIFGRHREIRQMVDILSRRRKNNPILVGEPGVGKTALVEGMAWAIVRGEVPDALKNVELLGLDLGLLQAGAGVRGEFENRLKAVIAEVKASPTPIILFIDEAHTIIGAGGSQGGTDASNLLKPALARGELRTIAATTWAEYKKYFEKDAALERRFQPVKVDEPSVEDAELMLRGLRPTYEAAHGVIIRDEAVTAAVRLSSRYISGRQLPDKAVDLLDTASARVKIELSTRPEELVALDQEIAALERERDARKRDLAEGTGAEDEQESLTAAEEKLRATQDARATLHVRWENERVAVAALMDARKALREAKPDADAAALKAAVDEATAKLAQTRGEVPLVHADVDADIVARVVAGWTGVPVGKMRSDLLASVLNLEDKLRGRVRGQESALKKVAEIIRISQAGIRNPDAPIGVMLFVGPSGVGKTETALALADTLYGGERFMTTLNMSEFQEKHTVSRLIGSPPGYVGYGEGGLLTEAVRQRPYSVVLLDECEKADLEVMNLFYQVFDKGSLTDGEGRQVDFKNTVLILTSNLGSDQVMRMFEDHSAPTTEQVVAAIRPALSKHFKPALLARMTIVPFGPVQRDVMRQIAEMKLDKLVGRLRAAHNVETTLAPGLLDELARRCTESEMGARNMEQILQGSLMPVLSRELLQHLVGGAVPPKLHVALTAEGDWDLQFAHA from the coding sequence CTGGGGGCTCCCATTCGCGTCGATCCGAAAGCGCTCGTCCGTCGCCTGACGCCCACCTCTACCCGCCTGCTCGAGGCCGCGGTTGCCCGGGCGAGCGCGGGACGATTCTACGAAATCGTCCCCGAGCACCTGCTCGTGCAGATGCTGGAGGCCGAGGACTCGGACGTCGCGCGCATCCTGCAGCAGTTCGGCGTGGACCGCCCCCACCTGCTGGCCAGCATGGAGCGGGCGCTGCAGGGCCTGCGCGCCGGCAACGCCGGGCGGCCCGTCTTCTCCGAGACGCTGTTCCAGTGGTTCGAGGAGGCGTGGCTGCTGGCCTCCGTGGAGCAGGGCGCCACGCGCCTGCGCTCGGGCCTGCTGTTCGCCCAGTTCGTCACCCGGCGCTCGCGCTACACCGCGGAGCTGTTCCCGGAGCTGGACGCCATCAGCCGCGACGAGCTCATGTCCTCGCTGGACGTGGTGCTGCGCCCCTCTCCGGAGAACGTGGAGGTGACGTCGGCCGAGGCGGGCGCTTCCGCGGGCGGCATGCCCGGCGTCCCGGGCGGGCGCGGAGACGAGGCGCTCAAGCGCTTCGCCACGTCCTTCACGGGCCGGGTGCGCGAGGGGAAGATAGACCCCATCTTCGGCCGGCACCGTGAAATCCGGCAGATGGTGGACATCCTCTCCCGGCGCCGGAAGAACAACCCCATCCTGGTGGGCGAGCCGGGCGTGGGCAAGACGGCGCTCGTGGAGGGCATGGCCTGGGCCATCGTCCGCGGCGAGGTGCCGGACGCGCTGAAGAACGTGGAGCTGCTCGGGCTGGACCTGGGCCTGCTCCAGGCGGGCGCGGGCGTGCGCGGCGAGTTCGAGAACCGGCTCAAGGCCGTCATCGCCGAGGTGAAGGCGTCCCCGACGCCCATCATCCTGTTCATCGACGAGGCGCACACCATCATCGGCGCGGGCGGCTCGCAGGGCGGCACGGACGCGTCCAACCTGCTCAAGCCGGCGCTGGCGCGCGGCGAGCTGCGCACCATCGCCGCCACCACGTGGGCCGAGTACAAGAAGTACTTCGAGAAGGACGCCGCGCTGGAGCGCCGCTTCCAGCCGGTGAAGGTGGACGAGCCCAGCGTGGAGGACGCGGAGCTGATGCTGCGCGGCCTGCGGCCCACCTACGAGGCGGCCCACGGCGTCATCATCCGCGACGAGGCCGTCACCGCCGCCGTGCGCCTGTCCAGCCGGTACATCTCCGGCCGGCAGCTGCCGGACAAGGCGGTGGACCTGCTCGACACGGCGTCTGCCCGCGTGAAGATCGAGCTATCCACGCGCCCCGAGGAGCTGGTGGCGCTGGACCAGGAGATCGCCGCGCTGGAGCGCGAGCGCGACGCGCGCAAGCGCGACCTGGCCGAGGGCACCGGCGCCGAGGACGAGCAGGAGTCGCTCACGGCGGCAGAGGAGAAGCTGCGCGCCACGCAGGACGCGCGGGCCACCCTGCACGTGCGCTGGGAGAACGAGCGCGTGGCGGTGGCGGCGCTGATGGACGCGCGCAAGGCGCTGCGCGAGGCGAAGCCGGACGCGGACGCGGCGGCGCTCAAGGCGGCGGTGGACGAGGCCACGGCGAAGCTGGCCCAGACGCGCGGTGAGGTGCCGCTGGTGCACGCGGACGTGGACGCGGACATCGTCGCGCGGGTGGTGGCGGGCTGGACGGGCGTGCCGGTGGGGAAGATGCGCAGCGACCTGCTGGCCTCCGTGCTGAACCTGGAGGACAAGCTCCGCGGCCGCGTGCGCGGCCAGGAGTCGGCGCTGAAGAAGGTGGCCGAAATCATCCGCATCTCCCAGGCGGGCATCCGCAACCCGGACGCCCCCATTGGCGTCATGCTCTTCGTGGGCCCCAGCGGCGTGGGCAAGACGGAGACGGCGCTCGCGCTGGCGGACACGCTCTACGGCGGCGAGCGCTTCATGACGACGCTCAACATGAGCGAGTTCCAGGAGAAGCACACGGTGAGCCGGCTCATCGGCTCGCCCCCCGGCTACGTGGGCTACGGCGAGGGCGGCCTGCTGACGGAGGCGGTGCGCCAGCGGCCCTACTCGGTGGTGCTGCTGGACGAGTGCGAGAAGGCCGACCTGGAGGTGATGAACCTCTTCTACCAGGTCTTCGACAAGGGCTCGCTGACGGACGGCGAGGGCCGGCAGGTGGACTTCAAGAACACCGTGCTCATCCTCACCAGCAACCTGGGCTCGGACCAGGTGATGCGGATGTTCGAGGACCACTCCGCGCCCACCACGGAGCAGGTGGTGGCCGCCATCCGTCCGGCGCTCAGCAAGCACTTCAAGCCGGCGCTGCTGGCGCGCATGACGATTGTCCCCTTCGGCCCGGTGCAGCGCGACGTGATGCGCCAGATTGCCGAGATGAAGCTGGACAAGCTCGTGGGCCGGCTGCGCGCCGCGCACAACGTGGAGACGACGCTGGCGCCGGGCCTGCTGGACGAGCTGGCGCGCCGGTGCACCGAGTCCGAGATGGGAGCGCGCAACATGGAGCAGATTCTCCAGGGCTCGCTGATGCCCGTGCTCTCCCGCGAGCTGTTGCAGCACCTGGTGGGCGGCGCGGTGCCCCCGAAGCTGCATGTCGCCCTGACCGCGGAAGGCGACTGGGACCTCCAGTTCGCCCATGCCTGA
- the tssG gene encoding type VI secretion system baseplate subunit TssG: MASEERLPDALVETARKLAEAAPRVGFFPLVAFLERLTAQAVRVGGPGPVNEEMIRFRHDPSLGFPAGDVNSVTLHNVPVRAEDPYARRPLFEVVTSFLGLTGSVSPLPHYLAEEVAQEDPDQPVRREFLDLFHHRLLSLLYRIESKYRVTSETDTSFTDQWSKRLLALGGFDTYEKPLDGVLPTWRLLRIAPLLATRFRTAEQLEVALQDVLGDDLEGARVSVRQFVGRWVDIDARAQLGKTNNLLGRNMLLGGKAFDRTGKIQIHISPLPPLAYRRLMPDGNLLPLVREVVALFVKDPLEYDLELGLTEGVQQQFRLSRQEPSKLGRDTWLGSSQQTHLSVPVAR; encoded by the coding sequence GTGGCTTCCGAGGAACGGCTCCCAGACGCTCTTGTAGAGACGGCCCGGAAGCTGGCCGAGGCGGCGCCGCGGGTGGGCTTCTTCCCGCTGGTGGCCTTCCTGGAGCGGCTGACGGCGCAGGCGGTGCGCGTGGGCGGGCCGGGGCCCGTCAACGAGGAGATGATCCGCTTCCGGCACGACCCGTCGCTGGGCTTCCCCGCCGGGGACGTGAACTCCGTCACCCTGCACAACGTCCCGGTGCGGGCGGAGGACCCGTACGCGCGCCGGCCGCTCTTCGAGGTGGTGACGAGCTTCCTGGGCCTCACCGGCTCGGTGAGCCCCCTGCCCCACTACCTCGCGGAGGAGGTGGCCCAGGAGGACCCGGACCAGCCGGTGCGGCGCGAGTTCCTGGACCTGTTCCACCACCGGCTGCTGTCGCTGCTGTACCGCATCGAGTCCAAGTACCGCGTCACCAGCGAGACGGACACGTCCTTCACGGACCAGTGGTCCAAGCGGCTGCTGGCGCTGGGCGGCTTCGACACGTACGAGAAGCCCCTGGACGGCGTGCTGCCGACCTGGCGCCTGCTGCGCATCGCCCCCCTGCTGGCCACGCGCTTTCGCACGGCGGAGCAGCTGGAGGTCGCCCTGCAGGACGTGCTGGGTGACGACCTGGAAGGGGCGCGGGTGTCGGTGCGCCAGTTCGTGGGCCGCTGGGTGGACATCGACGCGCGGGCGCAGCTGGGGAAGACCAACAACCTGCTGGGGCGCAACATGCTGCTGGGCGGCAAGGCCTTCGACAGGACGGGGAAGATTCAAATCCACATCAGCCCGCTGCCGCCGCTGGCCTACCGGCGGCTGATGCCGGACGGCAACCTGCTGCCGCTGGTGCGCGAGGTGGTGGCGCTCTTCGTGAAGGACCCGCTGGAGTACGACCTGGAGCTTGGGCTCACCGAGGGGGTGCAGCAGCAGTTCCGCCTGTCGCGCCAGGAGCCGAGCAAGCTCGGCCGGGACACCTGGCTCGGCTCCAGCCAGCAGACGCACCTGAGCGTCCCCGTGGCGAGATGA